From a region of the Pseudonocardia sp. T1-2H genome:
- a CDS encoding fumarylacetoacetate hydrolase family protein: MIFPVPELIARLSRVVTLFPGDLLFTGTRRGRDGPQPAAFPGAG, from the coding sequence ATGATCTTCCCGGTGCCCGAGCTGATCGCCCGACTGTCCCGGGTGGTGACGCTTTTCCCCGGCGACCTCCTCTTCACCGGAACCCGCCGGGGTCGGGATGGGCCGCAGCCCGCAGCGTTTCCTGGCGCCGGGTGA